In Nocardioides sp. JQ2195, a genomic segment contains:
- a CDS encoding metallopeptidase family protein, producing the protein MIELGRAEFEALVDRALDGIPDELAAMVQNVVVLVEDEPPADDPHLLGLYEGVALTERQANHAGLPDQIFVFRNPLLDMCDSVEQLEDEVRITVVHEIAHHFGLDDAELHALGYA; encoded by the coding sequence GTGATCGAGCTGGGCCGCGCGGAGTTCGAGGCGTTGGTGGACCGCGCCCTCGACGGCATCCCCGACGAGCTGGCCGCCATGGTCCAGAACGTCGTCGTCCTCGTCGAGGACGAGCCGCCCGCCGACGATCCGCACCTGCTCGGCCTCTACGAGGGCGTGGCGCTGACCGAGCGGCAGGCCAACCACGCGGGCCTGCCCGACCAGATCTTCGTCTTCCGCAACCCGCTGCTGGACATGTGCGACAGCGTGGAGCAGCTCGAGGACGAGGTCCGCATCACCGTGGTGCACGAGATCGCCCATCACTTCGGCCTCGACGATGCCGAGCTGCACGCCCTCGGCTACGCCTGA
- a CDS encoding CrcB family protein codes for MTPLLVALGAAVGAPLRFVAGHFLDRDHPNGTLVVNVVGSFLLGLLSSLALSGHEMALLGVGFCGGLTTYSSFAVQADRLGARRGTTYVVVTITLSLTACALGWLLA; via the coding sequence GTGACCCCGCTCCTGGTCGCCCTCGGCGCCGCGGTCGGCGCGCCGCTGCGCTTCGTCGCCGGGCACTTCCTCGACCGCGACCACCCGAACGGCACGCTGGTGGTCAACGTGGTGGGCTCTTTCCTGCTGGGCCTGCTCTCGTCGCTCGCACTCTCGGGCCACGAGATGGCGTTGCTCGGCGTCGGATTCTGCGGCGGCCTGACGACCTACTCCTCGTTCGCGGTGCAGGCCGACCGGCTGGGGGCCCGACGCGGCACGACGTACGTCGTGGTGACGATCACGCTCTCCCTGACGGCCTGCGCGCTCGGTTGGCTGCTGGCCTGA
- the crcB gene encoding fluoride efflux transporter CrcB — protein MTRARLSATHVAAVALGGAFGAVLRWIVSQAVPHDGGFPWGTFAINVSGAFVLALLPAFAVVRRHPVLPLLLGPGVLGGFTTLSTFSEETRALAADGAAGLAVTYVLATLAAGAVAVVAASSLSDPAARDEFADEEGDE, from the coding sequence GTGACCCGAGCTCGTCTCTCGGCCACCCACGTGGCTGCAGTCGCCCTGGGCGGTGCCTTCGGGGCCGTGCTGCGCTGGATCGTCTCCCAGGCTGTCCCACACGACGGCGGCTTCCCCTGGGGCACGTTCGCGATCAACGTGAGCGGCGCCTTCGTGCTCGCCCTCCTCCCCGCGTTCGCCGTCGTACGCCGTCACCCGGTCCTTCCGCTCCTCCTCGGCCCCGGTGTCCTCGGCGGGTTCACGACGCTGTCCACGTTCTCCGAGGAGACACGCGCCCTCGCCGCTGACGGTGCTGCCGGGCTGGCCGTGACCTACGTCCTGGCCACGCTCGCCGCCGGCGCGGTGGCCGTGGTCGCGGCCAGCAGCCTCTCCGACCCGGCGGCCCGGGACGAGTTCGCCGACGAGGAGGGCGACGAGTGA
- a CDS encoding ATP-binding protein has product MRLGSSPRSVSDARRWAAEACHKLDREDLVESAELGISELVTNALLHAEPPIAIRMRGTRRHPRIEVYDGSRVPPEPNGRMTHDDELLATIGRGLGMVAMSSHAWGAELLEDGKMVWFEPAAEPVDHPDLDGQLYTSEGPSSGRPPQVRTSDGIVVTYESLPLDVYVDWRRHFRDVRRELRLLSLAHEDDYPVAKTISDLFNRFDDEIKQAQGITELNRAIAAGSRQTPIRLVVTPEAPKVTLQVIDVLELADSFCRTERLLSLAATDQQREFQGWFLGEIIRQGNGAAPLPWPGNETADTVHHVS; this is encoded by the coding sequence GTGAGGTTGGGGTCAAGCCCGCGCTCGGTTTCCGATGCGCGTCGCTGGGCCGCTGAGGCCTGCCACAAGCTCGATCGAGAGGACCTCGTCGAGAGCGCCGAGCTCGGCATCTCGGAGCTGGTCACCAACGCCCTGCTGCATGCCGAGCCACCCATCGCGATCCGGATGCGCGGCACGCGTCGCCACCCGCGCATCGAGGTCTACGACGGTTCGCGCGTCCCGCCTGAGCCCAACGGCCGGATGACCCACGACGACGAGCTCCTGGCCACCATCGGCCGCGGGCTCGGCATGGTCGCCATGTCGTCGCACGCCTGGGGAGCCGAGCTGCTCGAGGACGGCAAGATGGTCTGGTTCGAGCCGGCAGCCGAGCCGGTCGACCACCCGGACCTCGACGGCCAGCTCTACACCTCCGAGGGCCCCAGCAGCGGTCGCCCGCCCCAGGTCCGCACCAGTGACGGCATCGTGGTGACCTACGAGTCCCTCCCGTTGGATGTCTACGTCGACTGGCGGCGCCACTTCCGCGACGTACGCCGAGAGCTGCGGCTGCTCTCCCTGGCCCACGAGGACGACTACCCCGTCGCCAAGACCATCAGCGACCTGTTCAACCGCTTCGACGACGAGATCAAGCAGGCGCAGGGGATCACCGAGCTCAACCGGGCGATCGCCGCGGGGAGCCGCCAGACCCCGATCAGGCTCGTGGTCACGCCCGAGGCTCCCAAGGTGACGCTGCAGGTCATCGACGTCCTCGAGCTCGCCGACTCGTTCTGCCGCACCGAGCGCCTGCTCTCCCTGGCGGCGACCGACCAGCAGCGCGAGTTCCAGGGCTGGTTCCTCGGCGAGATCATCCGGCAGGGCAACGGAGCCGCCCCCCTCCCCTGGCCCGGCAACGAGACCGCCGACACGGTGCACCACGTCTCGTGA
- a CDS encoding NAD(P)/FAD-dependent oxidoreductase encodes MAINNGKHQVVVIGSGFGGLFGTKALKRSDLEVTMVAKTTHHLFQPLLYQVATGILSQGEIAPPTREVLAKQKNAQVLLGTVTDIDLEARTVTHHVLGRQTVSHYDSLIVAAGASQSYFGNDHFAEFAPGMKSIDDALELRGRIFGAFEMAENAARRGEPYDHLLTFVVVGAGPTGVEMAGQIAELAHKTLKRDFRSIDTKQARIILLDAAPQVLPPFGAKLGAKAKAELEKIGVEVQLGAMVTGVDERGLDLKDKDGTTRRIDSVAKIWAAGVQANPLGKTLSEQSGAPLDRAGRISVNPDLTLPGHPEVFVLGDMISLDNLPGVAQVAIQGAKYAAKEIDNRLKDKAPQKPFSYFDKGSMAIISKFRAVASVGKLKLNGSIAWLMWLGVHLIYLTGFKNRVGALLSWAITFIGNDRSERTVTEQQIFARQALERLGKGARDLVSEPGEFDARLENRRAELEARAAEEARLTDEGQRGVHHEV; translated from the coding sequence ATGGCAATCAACAACGGCAAGCACCAGGTGGTCGTCATCGGCTCCGGATTCGGTGGGCTGTTCGGAACCAAGGCCCTGAAGCGCTCTGACCTCGAGGTGACGATGGTCGCGAAGACCACGCACCACCTGTTCCAGCCGCTGCTCTACCAGGTTGCCACCGGGATCCTGTCGCAGGGCGAGATCGCCCCGCCCACCCGCGAGGTGCTGGCGAAGCAGAAGAACGCGCAGGTGCTGCTCGGCACGGTCACCGACATCGACCTCGAGGCCCGCACCGTCACCCACCACGTGCTCGGGCGCCAGACCGTCTCCCACTACGACTCCCTGATCGTCGCCGCCGGCGCCAGCCAGTCCTACTTCGGCAACGACCACTTCGCCGAGTTCGCCCCCGGCATGAAGAGCATCGACGACGCGCTCGAGCTGCGCGGGCGCATCTTCGGGGCGTTCGAGATGGCCGAGAACGCCGCCCGGCGCGGTGAGCCCTACGACCACCTGCTGACCTTCGTGGTGGTCGGCGCCGGCCCGACCGGTGTGGAGATGGCCGGCCAGATCGCCGAGCTGGCGCACAAGACCCTCAAGCGCGACTTCCGCAGCATCGACACCAAGCAGGCCCGCATCATCCTCCTCGACGCGGCGCCGCAGGTGCTCCCGCCGTTCGGTGCCAAGCTCGGCGCCAAGGCCAAGGCCGAGTTGGAGAAGATCGGCGTCGAGGTCCAGCTCGGTGCGATGGTCACCGGAGTCGACGAGCGTGGTCTCGACCTGAAGGACAAGGACGGCACCACCCGTCGCATCGACTCGGTCGCCAAGATCTGGGCCGCCGGCGTGCAGGCCAACCCCCTCGGCAAGACGCTGTCGGAGCAGAGCGGTGCGCCGCTCGACCGGGCCGGCCGCATCTCGGTCAACCCCGACCTGACCCTGCCGGGCCACCCCGAGGTGTTCGTCCTCGGCGACATGATCTCGCTCGACAACCTTCCCGGCGTGGCCCAGGTCGCGATCCAGGGCGCGAAGTACGCCGCCAAGGAGATCGACAACCGGCTCAAGGACAAGGCGCCCCAGAAGCCCTTCAGCTACTTCGACAAGGGCTCGATGGCGATCATCAGCAAGTTCCGCGCCGTCGCCTCCGTCGGCAAGCTGAAGCTGAACGGCAGCATCGCCTGGCTGATGTGGCTGGGTGTCCACCTGATCTACCTGACCGGCTTCAAGAACCGTGTCGGGGCCCTGCTCAGCTGGGCGATCACCTTCATCGGCAACGACCGTTCCGAGCGCACCGTCACCGAGCAGCAGATCTTCGCGCGCCAGGCGTTGGAGCGGCTCGGCAAGGGCGCCCGCGACCTGGTCAGCGAGCCCGGCGAGTTCGACGCAAGGCTCGAGAACCGGCGCGCCGAGCTCGAGGCCCGGGCCGCGGAGGAGGCCCGCCTGACCGACGAGGGTCAGCGCGGCGTCCACCACGAGGTCTGA
- a CDS encoding PaaI family thioesterase — protein MLNYRTEDLSPEEIAREVEVAGALAQSTRELVDAVIRSTVPHEEMEDVRSQVEALTARLRASQIEGAYGAVISSEGKVRNMGNTVVGQRNAIAPPLETHWSEDGTASADFHLGAAYEGPPGLVHGGVSALILDQVCGEAAAAGGSPGMTGRLTLTYRRGTPLGDLHAEGAIVKVDGVKTYVEAHIADAEGPTVLAEGIFILPRWAREQLAQQKQETFE, from the coding sequence ATGTTGAACTACCGCACCGAAGACCTCAGCCCCGAAGAGATCGCCCGCGAGGTCGAGGTCGCCGGCGCACTCGCCCAGAGCACCCGCGAGCTCGTGGACGCGGTGATCCGCAGCACCGTCCCCCACGAGGAGATGGAGGACGTGCGCAGCCAGGTCGAGGCCCTGACCGCGCGACTGCGGGCCAGCCAGATCGAGGGGGCGTACGGCGCCGTGATCAGCTCCGAGGGCAAGGTGCGCAACATGGGCAACACCGTCGTGGGCCAGCGCAACGCGATCGCGCCACCCTTGGAGACGCATTGGTCCGAGGACGGCACGGCGTCCGCCGACTTCCACCTCGGCGCGGCCTACGAGGGCCCACCCGGCCTGGTCCACGGCGGCGTCAGCGCGCTGATCCTCGACCAGGTCTGCGGGGAGGCCGCGGCAGCCGGTGGATCACCCGGCATGACCGGTCGACTGACCCTGACCTACCGGCGCGGCACACCGCTGGGCGACCTCCACGCCGAGGGCGCGATCGTGAAGGTCGACGGCGTCAAGACGTACGTCGAGGCGCACATCGCCGACGCCGAGGGCCCCACCGTCCTCGCCGAAGGCATCTTCATCCTGCCCCGATGGGCGCGCGAACAGCTGGCCCAGCAGAAGCAGGAGACGTTCGAGTAG